From a single Streptomyces rubradiris genomic region:
- a CDS encoding SDR family oxidoreductase, with translation MSSPDPQVRAARNRSTSSAVRGPVVAVTGAAGGVGALLTERLAASDEVKEVVAIDERRGECAEARWHILDVRDPAIADKLRGTDVVVHLALDLDLETDPAARTAYNVRGTQTVLTAAAAAGVRRVVLCTSAMVYGALPDNELPLSEEAELRATAEATGVGDLLEIERLARRAPRAHPGLNVTVVRPAVLVGGTDTALTRYFESPRLLVVAGSRPAWQFCHVEDLCSALEYAVLEKADGELAVGCDGWLEQEEVEELSGIRRMELPSAVALGAAARLHRIGLTPSPAGDLAYTMYPWVVSGSRLHDAGWRPKWTNEEVLAELLEEVSGRRTVAGRRLGRKDATAAGAAGATVALLGAAAVVRRARKARRRV, from the coding sequence GTGAGTTCCCCAGATCCGCAGGTTCGCGCAGCGCGAAACCGTTCAACCTCTTCCGCCGTGCGCGGACCCGTCGTCGCGGTGACCGGCGCGGCCGGCGGGGTCGGCGCCCTGCTCACCGAGCGGCTCGCCGCCTCCGACGAGGTCAAGGAGGTCGTCGCCATCGACGAGCGGCGCGGCGAGTGCGCCGAGGCCCGGTGGCACATCCTCGACGTGCGCGACCCGGCGATCGCGGACAAGCTGCGCGGCACCGACGTGGTCGTCCACCTCGCCCTCGACCTCGATCTGGAGACCGACCCGGCGGCGCGCACGGCCTACAACGTGCGGGGGACCCAGACCGTGCTGACGGCCGCCGCGGCGGCCGGTGTGCGCCGGGTGGTGCTGTGCACCTCGGCGATGGTCTACGGCGCGCTGCCGGACAACGAGCTGCCCCTGTCGGAGGAGGCCGAGCTGCGCGCCACCGCCGAGGCGACCGGGGTCGGGGACCTGCTGGAGATCGAGCGGCTGGCGCGGCGCGCCCCGCGCGCGCATCCGGGGCTGAACGTCACCGTGGTCCGGCCGGCCGTCCTGGTCGGCGGCACCGACACCGCGCTGACCAGGTACTTCGAGTCGCCGCGGCTGCTGGTCGTGGCCGGATCGCGGCCCGCGTGGCAGTTCTGCCACGTCGAGGACCTGTGCAGCGCCCTGGAGTACGCCGTGCTGGAGAAGGCCGACGGGGAACTGGCCGTCGGCTGCGACGGGTGGCTGGAGCAGGAGGAGGTCGAGGAGCTCAGCGGTATCCGGCGCATGGAGCTGCCGTCGGCGGTCGCCCTCGGCGCGGCGGCCCGGCTGCACCGCATCGGGCTCACCCCCTCCCCGGCGGGGGACCTGGCGTACACGATGTACCCCTGGGTGGTCAGCGGCAGCCGGCTGCACGACGCCGGCTGGCGGCCGAAGTGGACCAACGAGGAGGTACTGGCCGAGCTGCTGGAGGAGGTGTCGGGGCGGCGCACGGTCGCCGGGCGGCGGCTGGGCCGCAAGGACGCGACGGCGGCCGGTGCGGCGGGGGCGACCGTCGCCCTGCTGGGCGCGGCGGCCGTCGTACGGCGGGCCCGGAAGGCGCGGCGGCGGGTCTGA
- a CDS encoding zinc-dependent metalloprotease produces MSDTPFGFGLPPEEPEDGDEGKKKDQQSGGGQGPANPFGFGGLPGAGGFGGPGADNPFAAMFGSLNPSDLGAAFQQLGQMLSYEGGPVNWDMAKQIARQTVAQGAPNGTKDASVGAAERRAVEEAVRLADLWLDDVTSLPSGSASAVAWSRAEWVEATLPAWQELVDPVAERVGAAMGDVLPEEMQAMAGPLIGMMRSMGGAMFGTQIGQAVGVLAGEVVGSTDIGLPLGPARKAALLPANVEAFGKDLGVPQEEVRLYLALREAAHQRLFAHVPWLRSHLFGAVDGYARGIKVDTAKLEDVVGQFDPQNPEQLQDALQQGMFQPEDTPEQKAALARLETALALVEGWVDAVVHAAAKPRLGSADALRETLRRRRATGGPAEQTFATLIGLELRPRRLRDASRLWASLTDARGVDGRDGLWAHPDMLPTATDLDDPDGFVHREQLDFSELDKMLGEAAGGGHDKPGLRKKDDDETKGDGTE; encoded by the coding sequence GTGAGTGACACCCCATTCGGTTTCGGCCTTCCGCCGGAGGAGCCGGAGGACGGCGACGAGGGCAAGAAGAAGGACCAGCAGAGCGGTGGTGGGCAGGGACCGGCGAACCCGTTCGGTTTCGGCGGCCTGCCCGGAGCCGGCGGCTTCGGCGGCCCCGGCGCGGACAACCCGTTCGCCGCCATGTTCGGCTCCCTGAACCCCAGCGACCTGGGTGCGGCCTTCCAACAGCTCGGGCAGATGCTCTCGTACGAGGGCGGGCCGGTGAACTGGGACATGGCCAAGCAGATCGCCCGCCAGACGGTCGCCCAGGGCGCGCCGAACGGCACGAAGGACGCCAGCGTCGGCGCGGCCGAGCGCCGGGCCGTGGAGGAGGCCGTCCGCCTGGCCGACCTGTGGCTGGACGACGTGACGTCCCTGCCGTCGGGTTCCGCCTCGGCGGTGGCCTGGTCGCGGGCGGAGTGGGTCGAGGCGACCCTGCCCGCCTGGCAGGAGCTGGTCGACCCGGTCGCCGAGCGGGTCGGCGCGGCGATGGGCGACGTGCTGCCGGAGGAGATGCAGGCCATGGCGGGCCCGCTGATCGGCATGATGCGGTCGATGGGCGGCGCCATGTTCGGCACGCAGATCGGGCAGGCCGTGGGCGTGCTCGCGGGCGAGGTCGTCGGCTCCACCGACATCGGCCTGCCGCTGGGCCCGGCCCGCAAGGCCGCCCTGCTCCCGGCCAACGTGGAGGCGTTCGGCAAGGACCTGGGCGTGCCGCAGGAGGAGGTGCGGCTGTATCTCGCCCTGCGCGAGGCCGCCCACCAGCGGCTGTTCGCGCACGTGCCGTGGCTGCGCTCGCACCTGTTCGGCGCGGTCGACGGCTATGCGCGCGGCATCAAGGTCGACACGGCGAAGCTGGAGGACGTGGTCGGCCAGTTCGACCCGCAGAATCCCGAGCAGCTGCAGGACGCGCTCCAGCAGGGCATGTTCCAGCCGGAGGACACGCCCGAGCAGAAGGCGGCCCTGGCCCGTCTGGAGACGGCTCTGGCGCTCGTGGAGGGCTGGGTGGACGCGGTGGTGCACGCCGCCGCGAAGCCGCGTCTGGGGTCCGCCGACGCGCTGCGCGAGACGCTGCGCCGAAGGCGCGCGACCGGCGGCCCGGCGGAGCAGACGTTCGCCACGCTGATCGGCCTGGAGCTGCGTCCGCGCCGGCTGCGCGACGCCTCCCGGCTGTGGGCCTCGCTCACGGACGCGCGCGGGGTCGACGGCCGGGACGGCCTGTGGGCGCACCCGGACATGCTGCCGACCGCGACCGACCTGGACGACCCGGACGGTTTCGTGCACCGCGAGCAGCTGGACTTCTCCGAGCTGGACAAGATGCTCGGCGAGGCGGCGGGCGGCGGCCACGACAAGCCCGGCCTGCGCAAGAAGGACGACGACGAGACCAAGGGCGACGGCACCGAGTGA
- a CDS encoding NUDIX hydrolase, whose product MSLYDDAVLVLKGYEGQEELRQSYLDHLAAHPDGMWKACDAGHVTASALVVDPGHGRVLLTLHRKLRMWLQMGGHCEPGDPTLEAAALREATEESGIAGLTLLPGGPVRLDRHPIPAPCNWHFDVQYAVLAPPGAAWEISAESLDLRWFGYDEVAGVADESVVRLLEATRARL is encoded by the coding sequence GTGAGCCTGTACGACGACGCGGTCCTGGTCCTGAAGGGGTACGAGGGCCAGGAGGAGCTGCGCCAGTCGTACCTGGACCACCTGGCGGCCCATCCGGACGGCATGTGGAAGGCCTGTGACGCCGGCCATGTCACGGCCAGTGCCCTGGTCGTCGACCCCGGACACGGCCGGGTGCTGCTCACACTGCACCGGAAGCTGCGGATGTGGCTCCAGATGGGCGGTCACTGCGAGCCTGGCGACCCGACGCTGGAGGCGGCGGCCCTGCGGGAGGCGACGGAGGAGTCCGGGATCGCGGGGCTGACCCTGCTGCCCGGCGGCCCGGTGCGGCTGGACCGGCATCCGATCCCGGCACCCTGCAACTGGCACTTCGACGTGCAGTACGCGGTCCTGGCCCCGCCCGGCGCGGCGTGGGAGATCAGCGCGGAGTCCCTGGACCTGCGCTGGTTCGGCTACGACGAGGTGGCCGGGGTGGCCGACGAGTCGGTCGTGCGCCTGCTGGAGGCCACGCGCGCCCGGCTCTGA
- a CDS encoding AIM24 family protein, with protein MQSPLFAHNDLQTQERWSLQNAQMLRITLDGHDDLLARKGTMVAYQGLVEFDAEYQGDRQARARARTGEGLDLMRCHGQGTVYLANLAQHVHIVDVEQDGLTVDSSYVLAMDSSLHYEVVAVDSQYGISGSGKYQLNITGRGRIALMTSGAPLLMRVTPDRYVNCDADAIVAWSTGLRVQMQAQTHSSGVWRRRGSTGEGWELSFMGSGFALVQPSELLPPQNAVIGQGLAAQFGMGQQGARGQNQGNVWS; from the coding sequence ATGCAGAGCCCGCTTTTCGCGCACAACGACCTCCAGACCCAGGAGCGCTGGAGCCTGCAGAACGCGCAGATGCTCCGGATCACCCTGGACGGCCACGACGACCTCCTCGCCCGCAAGGGCACCATGGTCGCCTACCAGGGGCTCGTCGAGTTCGACGCCGAGTACCAGGGCGACCGGCAGGCACGCGCGCGTGCGCGCACCGGCGAGGGCCTGGACCTGATGCGCTGCCACGGCCAGGGCACGGTCTACCTCGCCAACCTCGCCCAGCACGTGCACATCGTGGACGTCGAGCAGGACGGGCTGACCGTCGACAGCTCCTACGTCCTCGCCATGGACTCCTCGCTGCACTACGAGGTCGTCGCCGTCGACAGCCAGTACGGCATCTCCGGCTCCGGGAAGTACCAGCTGAACATCACCGGGCGCGGCAGGATCGCCCTGATGACCTCGGGCGCCCCGCTGCTGATGCGGGTCACGCCCGACAGGTACGTCAACTGCGACGCCGACGCGATCGTCGCCTGGTCCACCGGGCTGCGCGTGCAGATGCAGGCCCAGACGCACTCCTCCGGGGTGTGGCGCCGGCGTGGCAGCACCGGTGAGGGCTGGGAGCTGAGCTTCATGGGCTCCGGGTTCGCGCTCGTCCAGCCCAGCGAGCTGCTGCCGCCGCAGAACGCCGTGATCGGGCAGGGCCTCGCCGCCCAGTTCGGCATGGGCCAGCAGGGAGCGCGCGGCCAGAACCAGGGCAACGTCTGGAGCTGA
- a CDS encoding AIM24 family protein — MNQPLAGFAPAPVTARMENHGSHMLKVALQTGNDLLARVGSMVAYEGFIQYEPNPPAVRQIARDWATGEGAPLMKCSGDGLLYLADYGADVVVINLNGDGISVNATNLLAFDAHLTWGVERVKGLAKFAGQGLWNTRISGQGWVALTSRGTPIVVDCGGGEDETYVDPDALVAWSPNLKVKGKRSFKAQSLIGRGSGEAYQMAFSGQGIVVVQPSEDSTDRLRIRG, encoded by the coding sequence ATGAACCAGCCGCTCGCGGGCTTCGCCCCCGCACCCGTCACCGCCCGCATGGAGAACCACGGCAGCCACATGCTGAAGGTCGCCCTGCAGACCGGAAACGACCTCCTCGCGCGCGTGGGGTCGATGGTCGCCTACGAGGGCTTCATCCAGTACGAGCCCAACCCGCCGGCCGTCCGCCAGATCGCCCGCGACTGGGCCACCGGCGAGGGCGCGCCGCTGATGAAGTGCTCCGGTGACGGCCTGCTCTACCTCGCCGACTACGGCGCCGACGTTGTCGTGATCAACCTCAATGGCGACGGCATCTCCGTCAACGCCACCAACCTCCTCGCCTTCGACGCCCACCTGACCTGGGGCGTGGAGCGTGTGAAGGGGCTCGCGAAGTTCGCCGGGCAGGGCCTGTGGAACACGAGGATCTCCGGGCAGGGCTGGGTCGCGCTGACCTCCCGGGGCACGCCGATCGTCGTGGACTGCGGGGGCGGTGAGGACGAGACGTACGTCGACCCGGACGCGCTGGTCGCCTGGTCGCCGAACCTGAAGGTGAAGGGCAAGCGCAGCTTCAAGGCGCAGTCGCTGATCGGCCGGGGCAGCGGCGAGGCCTACCAGATGGCCTTCTCCGGACAGGGCATCGTCGTCGTCCAGCCCAGCGAGGACAGCACCGACCGCCTCCGGATCCGGGGCTGA
- a CDS encoding TerD family protein, giving the protein MAREFQRGHKARISDLTLGTDLYVGVQISAPGLTFDISCFGLDADERLSDDRYFVFFNQPKSPEESIQLLGAQAGDTESFRVTLDRIPSRIRKLSFTATIDGAGQMSQITPGYLRIVAGGEEVARYSFDGSEFSTERAVMLGDFYFKDGWRFAAVGQGFDGGLEALLKNFGGEVLEEEAPAVPQQPQQPQQPQSGAVPGFAPPAQATPPAFAAPPAQAAPQPAPAPAPQPAPAPQPAPAPAPQPAPAPAPQPAPAPAAPPAQAPQPAPVPQGFAPPPGHTPPPAPAPEPNVHVAPTVVAPLTPPGGTVPPPTAPVTPAPTAPAPTAPAPYGQPPQQPSYGGPPSAPMPPGYGRQPAPYGGGGQPAPPMPPGYGQAPGQPAAYEVPQGAPQGGAGVTAALQVFKETPTGQRWTQQNQTLVRVDLGIGGQPVLARQGSMVLYQGKVDFGYKGAGFMGRVVGNATGQEMQLMRCSGQGQVFLAENSAHLHPVELQGDAICVSAENVLAFDESLSYEVRRIEGHGIPGGALFTMQFQGTGTIVVKTHGTPVVLPVTPTTFADCNAVVAWSAGSQVIVSSQVRMRRNAYPGDTGESVNLQFRGAPGNFIVVQPYEV; this is encoded by the coding sequence ATGGCCAGGGAATTCCAACGCGGCCACAAGGCCAGGATCAGTGACCTCACGCTGGGCACGGATCTGTACGTAGGCGTGCAGATCTCGGCTCCCGGTCTGACCTTCGACATCAGCTGCTTCGGCCTGGACGCCGACGAACGGCTCTCGGACGACCGGTACTTCGTCTTCTTCAACCAGCCGAAGTCGCCCGAGGAGTCGATCCAGCTGCTGGGCGCGCAGGCGGGCGACACCGAGTCCTTCCGGGTCACCCTCGACCGGATCCCCTCCCGGATACGCAAGCTGTCCTTCACGGCGACCATCGACGGCGCCGGCCAGATGTCGCAGATAACCCCCGGATACCTGCGCATCGTGGCGGGCGGCGAGGAGGTCGCGCGGTACTCCTTCGACGGCTCCGAGTTCTCCACCGAGCGGGCCGTGATGCTCGGGGACTTCTACTTCAAGGACGGGTGGCGGTTCGCCGCGGTCGGGCAGGGCTTCGACGGCGGCCTGGAGGCGCTGCTGAAGAACTTCGGCGGCGAGGTGCTGGAGGAGGAGGCCCCCGCCGTCCCGCAGCAGCCGCAGCAGCCGCAGCAACCGCAGTCCGGCGCGGTCCCCGGCTTCGCCCCGCCCGCCCAGGCCACGCCGCCCGCGTTCGCCGCCCCGCCGGCCCAGGCAGCCCCGCAGCCCGCGCCCGCCCCTGCCCCGCAGCCCGCCCCTGCCCCGCAGCCCGCGCCCGCCCCTGCCCCGCAGCCCGCGCCCGCCCCTGCCCCGCAGCCCGCGCCCGCCCCGGCCGCGCCGCCCGCCCAGGCTCCGCAGCCCGCCCCCGTCCCGCAGGGCTTCGCCCCGCCGCCCGGACACACACCACCCCCGGCCCCGGCGCCCGAGCCGAACGTGCACGTCGCCCCCACGGTCGTCGCCCCCCTGACCCCGCCCGGCGGTACCGTTCCCCCGCCGACCGCGCCCGTGACTCCCGCCCCCACGGCCCCCGCTCCCACGGCTCCCGCGCCCTACGGCCAGCCGCCCCAGCAGCCGTCGTACGGCGGCCCGCCGAGCGCGCCGATGCCCCCCGGGTACGGCCGGCAGCCCGCCCCCTACGGCGGCGGTGGCCAGCCCGCCCCGCCCATGCCGCCGGGCTACGGGCAGGCGCCCGGCCAACCCGCCGCCTACGAGGTGCCGCAGGGCGCGCCCCAGGGCGGTGCCGGGGTGACGGCCGCGCTCCAGGTGTTCAAGGAGACGCCGACCGGTCAGCGCTGGACGCAGCAGAACCAGACGCTCGTCCGTGTCGACCTCGGCATCGGCGGGCAGCCGGTGCTGGCCCGGCAGGGCAGCATGGTGCTCTACCAGGGCAAGGTCGACTTCGGCTACAAGGGCGCCGGTTTCATGGGCCGCGTCGTGGGCAACGCCACCGGCCAGGAGATGCAGCTCATGCGCTGTTCCGGCCAGGGCCAGGTCTTCCTCGCCGAGAACTCCGCCCACCTGCACCCCGTCGAGCTCCAGGGCGACGCGATCTGCGTGTCCGCGGAGAACGTCCTCGCTTTCGACGAGAGCCTGAGCTACGAGGTCCGCCGGATCGAGGGCCACGGCATCCCCGGCGGCGCGCTGTTCACGATGCAGTTCCAGGGCACCGGCACGATCGTCGTCAAGACGCACGGCACGCCCGTGGTGCTGCCGGTCACGCCGACCACCTTCGCCGACTGCAACGCCGTCGTCGCCTGGTCGGCCGGCTCCCAGGTGATCGTCTCCAGCCAGGTCCGCATGCGCCGCAACGCCTACCCGGGCGACACCGGCGAGAGCGTCAACCTCCAGTTCCGGGGCGCGCCCGGCAACTTCATCGTCGTCCAGCCGTACGAGGTCTAA
- a CDS encoding M48 family metallopeptidase, with amino-acid sequence MPADPLYRAGEPQRSTTTQPPGGPGASAIEVRRSARRRRTVSAYREGDRTVVLIPARMSKAEEQRWVTVMLDKLAAQESRKVLGDAELAERAERLSDQYFAGRARPASVRWVTNQNTRWGSCTPAEGSIRLSHRLQGMPEYVVDYVLCHELAHLLVPGHGPDFWRLLEAYPRTERARGYLEGVVAAARLPHVPGARGERNDA; translated from the coding sequence GTGCCCGCCGACCCTCTGTACCGCGCCGGTGAACCACAGCGCAGCACGACGACCCAGCCGCCCGGCGGCCCGGGGGCGAGCGCGATCGAGGTCCGCAGGAGCGCCCGGCGCCGTCGCACGGTCTCCGCGTACCGCGAGGGCGATCGCACCGTCGTACTGATCCCCGCCCGGATGTCCAAGGCGGAGGAGCAGCGCTGGGTGACCGTCATGCTCGACAAACTCGCCGCCCAGGAGAGCAGGAAGGTGCTGGGCGACGCCGAGCTGGCCGAGCGCGCCGAGCGGCTGTCGGACCAGTACTTCGCCGGCCGCGCCCGGCCCGCCTCCGTGCGCTGGGTCACCAACCAGAACACCCGCTGGGGTTCGTGCACCCCCGCCGAGGGCAGCATCCGGCTCTCGCACCGGCTCCAGGGGATGCCGGAGTACGTCGTGGACTACGTGCTCTGCCACGAGCTGGCCCATCTGCTGGTCCCCGGGCACGGCCCCGACTTCTGGCGGCTGCTGGAGGCCTATCCGCGGACCGAGCGGGCGCGCGGCTATCTCGAAGGGGTCGTCGCCGCCGCACGGCTGCCGCATGTGCCGGGCGCGCGCGGCGAACGGAACGACGCCTGA